Proteins from a single region of Bombus huntii isolate Logan2020A chromosome 2, iyBomHunt1.1, whole genome shotgun sequence:
- the LOC126878068 gene encoding chymotrypsin-2-like, with protein sequence MMVTTLTLFALFALSNGGLVPKYDPRIVNGESAKEGEIPYQVSLQNKESSFHFCGGSVLNENYVITAAHCTVEKSPKEIKVVAGTINLSEGGSEHLVEKIIIHENYAASDSWKNDISLIKVKTPFVKSKVLSFVPLPSPDDILQANDVATVSGWGRLWQGGPTTIFLQRANILIADQEYCKLMYSKQYKHIYDSHLCAYDPSVKKGSCHGDSGGPLTVNGKLVGLVSWAMGCALTDYPTVYTRVTSHLNWIETHAV encoded by the exons ATGATGGTGACAACGTTGACCCTTTTTGCTCTTTTCGCCCTCTCCAATG GTGGATTGGTGCCGAAATACGATCCAAGGATCGTAAATGGGGAGAGCGCTAAAGAAGGAGAAATCCCATATCAA GTATCACTTCAAAACAAAGAATCTTCGTTCCACTTTTGCGGCGGCTCCGTTCTTAATGAAAATTACGTCATTACGGCAGCTCATTGTACCGTGGA GAAATCGCCAAAAGAAATCAAGGTTGTAGCAGGCACGATTAATCTCTCAGAAGGAGGTTCCGAACACTTGGTTGAGAAAATCATCATCCACGAAAACTATGCTGCTTCGGATTCTTGGaaaaacgatatttcattGATCAAG GTCAAGACACCATTCGTAAAATCGAAGGTGCTTTCTTTCGTTCCCCTTCCATCGCCAGATGATATTCTTCAGGCTAATGATGTGGCAACAGTTTCTGGATGGGGTAGACTTTGG CAAGGTGGTCCTACGACTATTTTCCTGCAACGCGCAAACATCTTGATTGCTGATCAAGAATACTGTAAATTGATGTACAGTAAACAATATAAACACATCTACGACTCGCATCTTTGTGCATACGACCCAAGTGTTAAAAAGGGATCATGCCAC GGTGACTCTGGTGGCCCCTTGACCGTCAACGGAAAACTCGTTGGTCTCGTTTCTTGGGCAATGGGCTGTGCCCTCACTGACTACCCAACTGTCTACACCCGTGTGACGTCTCATCTTAATTGGATAGAAACACACGCTGTGTAA